A DNA window from Boseongicola sp. contains the following coding sequences:
- a CDS encoding MarR family transcriptional regulator yields MPMAEQTSPTRDIPYVLEEQVGYLLRLASQRHAVIFQKHAVENLTATQFSTLIRVFEVGSVSQNHLGRLAAMDVATVKGVVDRLKSKGLVQSVPDQVDKRRSIISLTAKGQSLISDLKTSGVQITDETLAPLTGAERRSLVALLRKIT; encoded by the coding sequence ATGCCTATGGCCGAACAGACATCACCGACACGCGACATTCCTTATGTCCTTGAAGAACAGGTCGGATATCTTTTGCGTTTGGCCAGCCAGCGCCACGCCGTCATCTTCCAAAAACACGCGGTCGAAAATTTGACGGCGACACAGTTCAGCACTCTCATCCGTGTATTCGAGGTTGGCTCGGTTTCGCAAAACCACTTGGGCCGTCTTGCCGCAATGGACGTCGCCACGGTCAAAGGTGTCGTCGACCGCCTGAAATCCAAAGGACTTGTGCAATCAGTCCCCGATCAGGTCGACAAACGGCGCTCGATTATCTCGCTGACAGCCAAAGGACAGTCCTTGATCAGTGATCTGAAAACGTCCGGAGTTCAGATCACCGACGAAACGCTTGCTCCGCTCACCGGTGCTGAACGCAGATCTCTGGTTGCTCTCTTGCGAAAAATCACCTGA
- a CDS encoding amino acid synthesis family protein — translation MTAKIRKIAVNVEETHREIGRSISPPTRKAVAVAVIDNPFAGIYQEDLTDLMDIGAELGALLGERCVSALGITPAQAESYGKSAMVGENGELEHAAAILHPKLGAPLRVAVEKGAALVASSKKMGSPGQVLDVPLGHKDAAYVRSHFDGIEVCLNDAPRANEIMVAVAVTDSGRPLPRVGGLTHKDAKGEDGLR, via the coding sequence ATGACCGCCAAAATCAGAAAAATCGCCGTCAATGTCGAAGAAACCCACCGGGAAATCGGGCGCAGCATCTCGCCACCGACCCGCAAGGCCGTCGCGGTCGCCGTCATCGACAACCCCTTTGCCGGAATCTATCAGGAAGACCTGACCGACCTTATGGATATCGGCGCCGAACTCGGCGCGCTTCTTGGCGAAAGATGCGTCTCAGCCCTCGGCATCACGCCTGCTCAGGCCGAAAGCTACGGCAAGTCAGCCATGGTCGGCGAAAATGGCGAGCTGGAACACGCCGCCGCCATATTGCATCCAAAACTGGGCGCTCCTTTACGGGTTGCAGTAGAAAAAGGCGCCGCCCTTGTCGCCTCGTCCAAGAAAATGGGAAGCCCCGGCCAGGTTCTGGATGTGCCACTTGGCCACAAAGACGCGGCCTATGTGCGCAGTCACTTCGACGGCATCGAGGTCTGTTTGAACGACGCCCCGCGTGCCAATGAAATCATGGTCGCCGTGGCCGTTACAGACAGCGGAAGACCCCTGCCCCGTGTCGGCGGCCTGACCCACAAAGATGCCAAGGGCGAAGACGGCTTGCGATAG
- a CDS encoding amino acid synthesis family protein, with translation MPDIVLRKSLYSLEEIFHEGGPNSAIPLRRAAALAVIENPYAGGYATDIQGFMDDLKPLGVQMASKLVDMLGGTANVQSYGKGAIVGAAGEIEHGALWHVPGGYAMRELLDNSNAIVPSTKKVGGVGARLDVPITHINASYVRSHFDAMEVGTNDAPKANELLLALVMTTGARIHNRVGGLKAEDIKGEDGLR, from the coding sequence ATGCCTGACATTGTCCTTCGCAAATCGCTCTATAGCTTAGAAGAAATCTTCCACGAAGGCGGCCCGAACTCTGCCATCCCGCTTCGGCGCGCCGCGGCCTTGGCCGTCATCGAGAATCCCTATGCCGGGGGCTATGCCACCGACATTCAGGGTTTCATGGATGACCTGAAACCGCTTGGCGTCCAAATGGCAAGCAAGCTCGTCGACATGCTCGGCGGGACGGCCAATGTTCAAAGCTACGGAAAAGGCGCAATTGTCGGCGCCGCCGGAGAAATCGAACACGGCGCTCTCTGGCATGTGCCTGGCGGATACGCCATGCGCGAACTTTTAGATAATTCCAACGCTATCGTACCATCCACCAAAAAAGTCGGCGGTGTCGGTGCACGGCTGGATGTCCCGATAACCCACATCAACGCCTCTTATGTTCGCAGCCACTTTGACGCCATGGAAGTCGGCACAAATGATGCGCCCAAAGCTAACGAATTGCTGCTGGCCCTGGTCATGACAACCGGTGCACGCATTCACAACCGCGTCGGCGGATTAAAAGCAGAAGATATCAAAGGAGAGGACGGGTTAAGATGA
- a CDS encoding UPF0280 family protein, which yields MGPQAAILADGHRLHLQHGPIDLIIGADGDRETAFQAATFRFQTILNDLVDELAELRQPLFPNTACPIGSVARRMHTATLPHAEDTFVTRMAAVAGSVADEILTTMTKSAEIDRAYVNNGGDIALHLGMNQSFTTAIASLSGRESGRITIRQSDPVRGIATSGRHGRSLSLGIADSVTVLAQTAAEADVAATLIANTVDLPDHDAIHRQPACIIDENSDLGARPVVTGCGPLDQTDIDKALENGLNCARSLQVGDLITAAALTLLGTTCTTQTTLITPVQRTPEYA from the coding sequence ATGGGACCTCAAGCCGCCATACTTGCTGACGGACACCGGTTGCACCTCCAACACGGGCCAATTGATCTCATCATTGGAGCCGACGGTGATCGCGAAACAGCATTCCAAGCCGCCACCTTCAGATTTCAAACCATCTTGAACGACCTTGTCGATGAACTGGCAGAACTGCGACAACCTCTGTTTCCAAATACCGCATGCCCCATCGGCTCGGTCGCCCGACGAATGCACACCGCCACTCTTCCCCATGCCGAAGACACTTTCGTTACCCGCATGGCCGCCGTCGCCGGAAGCGTTGCGGACGAAATCCTGACAACGATGACCAAAAGCGCCGAAATTGACCGCGCCTATGTGAACAACGGCGGTGATATCGCACTCCACCTCGGCATGAACCAAAGCTTCACCACCGCCATAGCCAGCCTCAGCGGGCGTGAAAGCGGTCGCATCACCATCCGACAATCCGATCCCGTGCGCGGCATCGCTACCAGCGGTCGCCATGGCCGAAGCCTCAGCCTGGGTATCGCCGACAGCGTGACCGTCCTTGCGCAAACCGCGGCAGAAGCCGACGTTGCGGCCACCTTGATTGCCAACACCGTGGACCTACCTGATCACGACGCTATTCATCGCCAACCGGCATGCATCATTGATGAAAATAGCGACCTAGGCGCTCGCCCAGTTGTCACAGGTTGTGGCCCGCTAGACCAAACTGACATCGACAAAGCACTTGAAAACGGCCTGAATTGCGCCCGATCCCTGCAAGTCGGCGATCTCATCACGGCCGCCGCCCTAACGCTTCTAGGCACGACCTGCACGACACAAACCACCCTGATAACACCCGTTCAAAGGACTCCCGAATATGCCTGA
- a CDS encoding 6-hydroxynicotinate reductase codes for MNKPAKPAKIRCDACPVMCYIADGKSGACDRYANHGGDLVRLDVLTVIESTDQKLVPFLRDGTSEDWDGDIVKGDRPFVTAVGAGTTYPDYKPAPFIVSQEIDGVDMVTVVTEGIFSYCGVKVKIDTDRHIGHERDVVYVEGEPIGHVMTSEYGSKMLSLGGVEHLTGGTKKEGRVTCDALLQLCNREAVDLTIGEGDHAISVVVQAGKAPIINGLEEKLMRVGCGSAAIGMFAKQWLGHADDVVVVDDHITGVLSEHEAGKQLDVPATGIKILGRRSTPGRYFQVAEPGTGWGGTDIEDPLKILGPYNPKTAKPGSSLFMVSTTGEQSAYYELDDDLQPQKTEMPASLKASADLIAENCEPSICSVLFMGGAGGSLRAGVTENPVRLTRSVKDALTHVSCGGAQAYVWPGGGITVMVDVMEMPTASFGYVPTPALVAPIEFSLRVSDYGTLGGHIDQIKPVEEVSNASLRKVKPNAQRHNPMSAANFSWHKGDKK; via the coding sequence ATGAACAAGCCTGCCAAACCCGCGAAAATCCGCTGCGACGCTTGTCCGGTCATGTGCTACATCGCCGACGGTAAATCCGGGGCATGTGACCGCTACGCCAACCACGGCGGCGATCTGGTGCGTCTCGATGTGCTGACCGTCATCGAAAGCACCGACCAGAAACTGGTACCTTTCCTACGCGACGGAACTAGCGAAGACTGGGACGGCGATATCGTCAAAGGCGACCGCCCCTTCGTCACCGCCGTTGGCGCCGGCACCACCTACCCTGACTACAAGCCCGCCCCTTTCATCGTCAGTCAGGAAATTGACGGCGTCGATATGGTCACGGTCGTGACCGAAGGCATCTTTTCCTACTGCGGCGTCAAAGTGAAAATCGACACGGACCGCCATATCGGCCATGAACGCGACGTCGTCTACGTGGAAGGTGAACCCATAGGCCACGTGATGACGTCGGAATACGGCTCAAAAATGCTGTCGCTCGGCGGCGTCGAACACCTGACGGGCGGAACCAAGAAAGAGGGCCGCGTGACCTGCGACGCCCTTCTGCAACTTTGCAATCGTGAAGCAGTAGATCTGACTATCGGCGAAGGCGATCACGCCATCTCGGTCGTCGTTCAGGCCGGAAAAGCGCCCATTATCAATGGCCTGGAAGAAAAGCTGATGCGGGTCGGCTGCGGCTCTGCCGCAATTGGTATGTTCGCCAAACAATGGCTTGGGCACGCGGACGATGTCGTTGTGGTGGATGACCACATCACCGGTGTTCTGTCTGAACACGAGGCTGGAAAACAGCTCGATGTGCCCGCAACCGGCATCAAAATACTGGGTCGTCGCTCCACTCCCGGTCGCTATTTTCAAGTCGCCGAGCCAGGTACCGGTTGGGGTGGAACAGACATAGAAGATCCCCTGAAAATTCTCGGCCCTTACAATCCAAAAACCGCAAAACCCGGCTCAAGCCTGTTCATGGTTTCAACCACCGGCGAACAATCTGCCTACTACGAACTCGACGACGATCTCCAACCACAAAAAACTGAAATGCCCGCAAGCCTGAAAGCCTCGGCGGATCTCATCGCTGAAAACTGCGAACCGTCGATCTGTTCGGTCCTCTTCATGGGAGGAGCCGGCGGAAGTCTGCGTGCAGGCGTCACCGAAAATCCAGTGCGCCTCACTCGTTCGGTTAAAGACGCCCTCACCCACGTCTCTTGCGGCGGCGCTCAGGCATATGTCTGGCCTGGCGGCGGGATCACCGTCATGGTTGACGTCATGGAGATGCCGACGGCCTCGTTCGGCTACGTGCCAACACCCGCCCTTGTAGCACCCATCGAATTCTCACTCCGTGTCAGCGACTATGGAACACTCGGCGGCCACATCGACCAGATCAAGCCTGTCGAAGAGGTGTCCAATGCCAGCCTGCGCAAAGTCAAACCGAATGCTCAAAGGCATAACCCCATGTCCGCCGCAAACTTCAGCTGGCACAAAGGCGATAAGAAGTAA
- a CDS encoding molybdopterin-dependent oxidoreductase: MTPEAGIKGTTFNLNGQPVEGFPATGERLSQMLREGFNARDVKIGCNAGDCGACTVLVDGAATCACLMPAQQAKGRNVETLSGLTLSDPVATALAERFQDHGAAQCGICTPGMMVSAVALLRECPSPTVDQVQNALGGVLCRCTGYRKIIDAVTDTKPALHGNHCQAGDAIRRLDGHAKVTGQDLFGDDVAPVGTLEIFIIRSPYPRAGFKFGEIDGYVAAHDGLECALTAADIPGQNAFGVIPNFIDQPVFAESETRFRGEAIAAVVGTAQAIRKFNPEQFPVIWSEADPVQDPTSAQNASTNQLHPNHPNNIMCGGLVACGNAETKLAEAAVTVEGRFQSGFVEHAYIEPEAGFAEIKNGRVEVHACTQAPVMDLESLELILGMDRKKIRILPTSVGGGFGSKLDISVQPYLALAALKTGKPVRLTYSRTESMQSTTKRHPSDIHLKIGADASGRISGFKFFGEFDTGAYASWGPTVANRVPVHASGPYAITDYRAESTAIYTNNPTSGAFRGFGVPQSAIAQECLFDELAAKLSKDPLDFRILNALDNDVPTVCGQTFSQGVGIKACFNELKTAWDAEKTAAANFNARNNTLKRGVGVAAGWYGCGNTSLPNPSTIKCGIRSDGTIVLHQGAMDIGQGANTVIAQIFATALGVPTDKLSIVGPDTDVTPDAGKTSASRQTFVSGNAAKRAGESLRAQILNALNVGKDAALEAAQGKITATDASGAHQLTLSDMTPDADCYVLRAEETYDPPTKPLDENGQGAPYAQFGYAAHLAVVEVDKAMGTVKPIKFVAAHDVGKAINPILVEGQVHGGIAQGLGMALMEEYIPGRTENLHDYLIPTIGDVPPIETIIVEEPDEHGPYGAKGLGEHVLIPTAPAILNAIHNATGVRITRVPATPSRLRAAIKAQSS; this comes from the coding sequence ATGACACCTGAGGCCGGGATCAAAGGAACCACGTTCAACTTGAATGGTCAGCCGGTTGAAGGCTTTCCGGCCACGGGCGAACGCCTGTCACAAATGCTGCGCGAAGGGTTCAATGCACGGGATGTGAAAATTGGCTGCAACGCCGGTGATTGCGGCGCCTGCACAGTCTTGGTGGACGGGGCTGCTACCTGCGCGTGCCTCATGCCAGCGCAACAGGCCAAAGGACGCAACGTCGAAACTCTGTCCGGCCTCACATTGTCAGACCCTGTCGCCACTGCATTAGCCGAAAGGTTTCAGGACCATGGGGCCGCGCAATGCGGCATCTGCACCCCCGGGATGATGGTATCTGCCGTGGCGCTACTACGCGAATGCCCGTCACCGACTGTTGATCAGGTCCAAAATGCTCTGGGCGGGGTTCTGTGCCGTTGCACCGGTTATCGCAAGATAATCGACGCAGTCACCGACACCAAGCCAGCGCTTCACGGCAATCATTGTCAGGCTGGCGATGCTATCCGACGTTTGGATGGACATGCCAAGGTTACTGGCCAGGACCTATTTGGCGACGACGTTGCGCCCGTTGGAACTCTTGAGATTTTCATCATCCGCTCGCCCTACCCCCGCGCTGGGTTCAAATTTGGCGAAATAGACGGTTATGTGGCAGCTCACGACGGCTTGGAATGCGCCCTGACGGCCGCCGACATCCCAGGTCAAAATGCATTCGGCGTCATCCCAAATTTCATCGACCAGCCTGTCTTTGCAGAATCCGAAACCAGATTTCGGGGCGAAGCGATCGCCGCAGTCGTTGGGACGGCACAGGCTATCAGAAAATTCAACCCAGAGCAGTTTCCGGTCATCTGGTCGGAAGCAGACCCCGTCCAAGATCCAACATCGGCTCAAAACGCATCGACCAACCAACTGCATCCAAACCACCCTAACAACATCATGTGCGGTGGTCTGGTCGCTTGCGGCAACGCCGAAACTAAACTCGCCGAGGCAGCAGTAACCGTCGAGGGACGTTTCCAAAGTGGGTTTGTCGAACACGCCTACATCGAGCCCGAAGCTGGTTTCGCCGAGATCAAAAACGGTCGCGTCGAGGTTCACGCCTGCACTCAGGCACCGGTCATGGATCTGGAATCGTTGGAATTGATCCTGGGCATGGACCGTAAGAAAATCCGTATCCTTCCTACGTCAGTTGGCGGCGGCTTCGGCTCCAAGCTGGATATCTCTGTCCAACCCTATCTGGCACTGGCTGCCCTCAAAACAGGCAAACCAGTGCGCCTGACATATTCGCGCACCGAAAGCATGCAAAGCACAACCAAGCGCCATCCCTCTGACATCCACCTCAAGATCGGTGCCGACGCAAGCGGGCGCATCTCGGGCTTCAAGTTCTTCGGCGAATTCGACACCGGCGCATATGCAAGCTGGGGGCCCACTGTCGCCAACCGTGTTCCAGTCCACGCTTCTGGCCCATATGCCATCACTGATTATCGAGCCGAGTCCACCGCGATTTACACAAATAATCCGACTTCCGGCGCATTCCGCGGTTTTGGCGTTCCCCAGTCCGCCATTGCCCAGGAATGCCTGTTTGACGAGCTGGCCGCCAAACTGAGCAAAGATCCACTCGACTTTCGGATTCTGAATGCATTGGACAATGACGTTCCCACAGTTTGCGGTCAGACATTTTCTCAAGGCGTCGGCATTAAGGCATGCTTTAATGAACTCAAAACTGCATGGGATGCCGAAAAAACCGCCGCCGCCAACTTCAACGCCCGAAACAACACGCTGAAACGCGGTGTCGGTGTCGCCGCAGGCTGGTATGGCTGCGGGAACACATCCTTGCCGAACCCATCCACGATTAAATGCGGGATCAGGTCTGATGGCACGATAGTCTTGCACCAAGGGGCCATGGATATTGGACAAGGTGCCAATACGGTCATAGCCCAGATATTTGCCACCGCCCTTGGAGTGCCCACGGACAAACTTTCCATTGTCGGCCCCGACACAGACGTCACACCTGACGCCGGAAAAACCTCAGCTTCACGTCAAACCTTCGTCTCTGGTAATGCCGCAAAACGCGCTGGCGAATCTCTCCGGGCGCAGATTTTGAACGCGCTGAATGTAGGAAAAGACGCGGCACTCGAAGCCGCCCAAGGAAAAATTACGGCAACAGATGCCTCCGGCGCGCACCAACTAACCCTGTCAGACATGACACCCGACGCCGATTGTTACGTCTTACGCGCCGAGGAAACCTACGATCCGCCCACAAAGCCGCTGGATGAAAACGGCCAGGGCGCACCCTATGCGCAATTTGGCTATGCCGCCCATCTCGCTGTTGTTGAGGTGGACAAGGCGATGGGCACTGTCAAACCGATCAAATTTGTGGCCGCCCACGATGTCGGTAAGGCCATAAATCCAATTCTGGTCGAAGGCCAAGTCCATGGTGGCATTGCGCAAGGCCTCGGGATGGCGCTGATGGAAGAGTATATTCCCGGTCGCACGGAAAATCTGCATGATTACCTGATCCCCACCATCGGCGACGTTCCTCCTATCGAAACAATCATCGTCGAAGAACCTGATGAACACGGACCATACGGGGCCAAAGGTCTGGGCGAACACGTTCTCATTCCCACAGCACCGGCCATCCTCAATGCCATCCACAATGCCACAGGCGTGCGCATCACCAGGGTTCCGGCAACACCGTCCCGCCTACGCGCGGCCATTAAGGCTCAGTCGTCATGA
- a CDS encoding xanthine dehydrogenase family protein subunit M: MASGVAVTYHCPTELNSALQLISQHQSTVIAGGTDVFPAEKQGHTPETLFDVTRIDGFRDITQSARQIRIGAATTWTQIIQADLPPAFDALKSAAREVGSIQIQNSGTIAGNLCNASPAADGVPPLLCLNASVELESATRGARNLPLSEFIKGVRQTDRQSDELVTAITLPKPSINASSAFEKLGSRRYLVISIAMTAVQLELDEHGHMMDARVAIGACSPVAQRLPDLESHMNDQHPTDIQVTTEHLKPLNPIDDVRGSADYRLEVVAEQCQRAIRKAAKDDT, from the coding sequence ATGGCGTCAGGAGTTGCCGTGACATACCATTGTCCGACAGAACTGAACTCGGCGTTGCAACTGATCTCGCAACACCAAAGCACTGTTATTGCCGGTGGCACCGATGTATTTCCCGCAGAAAAACAAGGACATACGCCCGAAACACTTTTCGATGTCACCCGCATCGATGGATTTCGCGATATCACGCAGTCCGCACGGCAAATACGCATCGGAGCGGCCACCACCTGGACTCAAATCATACAGGCCGATCTACCCCCAGCCTTCGATGCACTGAAGTCAGCCGCGCGAGAAGTCGGCAGCATCCAAATCCAAAACTCGGGAACCATTGCCGGCAATCTTTGCAACGCCTCGCCTGCGGCCGATGGTGTGCCGCCCCTATTATGCCTTAACGCCTCTGTCGAACTCGAGAGTGCAACGCGCGGAGCCCGGAACTTACCTCTCTCGGAATTCATCAAAGGCGTCCGCCAGACTGATCGTCAAAGTGACGAACTGGTGACTGCCATCACCCTCCCCAAACCCTCAATTAACGCCTCGTCTGCCTTCGAAAAACTCGGCAGCCGCCGCTATCTTGTGATCTCCATCGCAATGACGGCCGTCCAACTCGAATTGGACGAACACGGCCACATGATGGACGCTCGCGTCGCAATCGGAGCGTGCTCCCCGGTCGCCCAACGGCTTCCAGACCTCGAATCCCACATGAACGACCAGCACCCCACAGACATCCAAGTCACCACCGAACATCTGAAACCACTCAATCCCATCGACGACGTACGCGGAAGCGCGGACTACCGGCTCGAAGTTGTAGCCGAGCAATGCCAAAGGGCGATCCGAAAGGCGGCCAAGGATGACACCTGA
- a CDS encoding glutathione S-transferase has translation MKLPILFSFRRCPYAIRARVALRVAEQPVELREVVLRDKPPEFLTASPTATVPCMVTDGKSIDESLDIMIWALKRSDPRGWLDMPQVGWELIERADGPFKDALDRTKYATRYPEIDASDQRAIAAEFLTDLDQQITEWIFGKPTVVDYAILPFVRQFAFIDKDWFDSQPWPNLQPWLERFLASTDFTAVMDNYPQWQAGQPPIQFP, from the coding sequence ATGAAATTGCCGATCCTATTCTCCTTCCGCCGCTGCCCCTACGCCATACGCGCCAGGGTCGCGCTTCGCGTCGCTGAGCAACCGGTCGAACTGCGCGAAGTCGTTCTGCGTGATAAGCCGCCTGAGTTTCTTACAGCGTCCCCAACTGCCACCGTGCCTTGTATGGTTACCGACGGAAAGTCTATCGACGAAAGCCTCGATATCATGATCTGGGCCCTGAAACGGTCCGATCCACGAGGCTGGCTCGACATGCCACAAGTCGGTTGGGAATTGATTGAACGCGCCGACGGCCCCTTCAAAGACGCTTTAGATCGCACGAAATACGCCACGCGGTATCCTGAAATCGATGCCAGCGACCAACGCGCGATCGCCGCCGAATTTCTTACCGATCTGGATCAGCAAATTACCGAGTGGATCTTTGGCAAACCGACAGTCGTGGACTATGCAATTCTGCCGTTTGTCCGACAGTTCGCGTTCATCGACAAAGACTGGTTCGACTCCCAGCCCTGGCCGAATTTGCAGCCCTGGCTGGAACGTTTTCTCGCATCAACGGACTTCACTGCAGTGATGGACAATTACCCCCAGTGGCAAGCTGGTCAGCCACCAATCCAGTTTCCCTAG
- the iolG gene encoding inositol 2-dehydrogenase: MSVNFAVLGAGRIGQVHARAIAEVPAAKLVAVADPMEDAAMVVSKAYGCDVRSIDQIAASGDVDAVVICTPTDMHADLIEQFAHAGKAIFCEKPIDLDVARVKACLNTVNELGATLMLGFQRRFDPDFQALRAAIDAGEIGDVELVTLTSRDPSPPPYAYIERSGGIFRDMTIHDFDVARWMLGEEVESVIAAASVLVDPKIGELGDFDSANVIMTTASGKQCTINNSRRATYGYDQRIEVHGSLGSLSAGNHHQSRVTQANAQGYSQPPLQDFFMTRYQAAYAAEITAFVEALAGGQAPAPSGNDGLLALALAEAALQSVKTGTAVKVADVVEGT; the protein is encoded by the coding sequence ATGAGTGTCAATTTCGCCGTTCTTGGCGCAGGTCGCATCGGCCAGGTCCACGCCCGAGCCATCGCTGAAGTTCCCGCTGCCAAACTTGTCGCCGTCGCAGATCCAATGGAAGATGCAGCAATGGTTGTCAGCAAGGCTTACGGCTGTGACGTTCGCAGCATTGACCAGATTGCGGCATCAGGTGATGTCGATGCCGTGGTGATCTGCACACCGACAGACATGCACGCCGACCTGATCGAACAATTTGCTCACGCTGGCAAAGCTATCTTCTGCGAAAAGCCCATCGATCTGGACGTTGCACGCGTCAAAGCCTGCCTCAACACAGTCAACGAACTAGGAGCAACTTTGATGCTCGGCTTCCAACGCCGCTTTGATCCTGATTTTCAGGCCCTGCGCGCGGCCATTGACGCAGGCGAGATAGGCGACGTTGAACTTGTCACCCTGACAAGTCGCGATCCAAGCCCCCCACCCTACGCCTACATCGAAAGGTCGGGCGGCATATTTCGCGATATGACCATCCACGACTTCGACGTTGCCCGCTGGATGCTGGGCGAAGAGGTGGAATCCGTCATTGCCGCAGCTTCGGTTCTCGTTGATCCCAAGATCGGCGAACTCGGCGACTTTGACAGCGCAAACGTAATCATGACCACCGCTTCGGGCAAACAATGCACCATCAATAATAGCCGTCGTGCCACTTATGGATATGACCAAAGGATCGAAGTACACGGCTCCCTTGGTTCGCTCAGTGCTGGCAACCACCATCAATCACGAGTCACTCAGGCCAATGCCCAAGGCTATTCCCAACCGCCGCTTCAAGACTTCTTCATGACGCGATACCAGGCCGCCTATGCGGCCGAAATCACCGCCTTCGTCGAGGCCCTGGCCGGCGGCCAAGCACCAGCCCCGTCCGGCAACGACGGCCTGCTGGCTCTCGCTCTGGCCGAAGCCGCGTTGCAGTCCGTAAAAACTGGAACCGCCGTGAAGGTCGCCGATGTTGTAGAAGGCACATAG
- a CDS encoding ATP-binding cassette domain-containing protein, protein MSDIILETKGLTKHYGGVHALNDANVVLRNGEHIAVMGDNGAGKSTFVRQITGVEQKTSGQILFNGQEVNFGGPLDAREAGIETVFQTLALADELNVPDNLFLGREITKFDWLGPFRFLDYKAMREATMAGLEKTAVKIPNVRNSIRNMSGGQRQCVAIARTATFASKLTIMDEPTAALGVQETAQVENIIRTLKSQGQPLILVSHNMRQVFDLVDRVIVFRRGRICANLDIKNEDVSGEDVVSYITGAKTQPEFEEAFA, encoded by the coding sequence ATGAGCGATATCATTCTCGAAACCAAAGGCCTGACCAAGCACTATGGCGGTGTTCATGCCTTGAATGACGCGAACGTGGTTCTTCGCAACGGCGAGCACATCGCAGTGATGGGGGACAACGGCGCAGGCAAATCTACTTTTGTCCGCCAGATTACCGGTGTGGAGCAAAAAACGAGCGGGCAAATTTTATTCAACGGACAGGAAGTGAATTTTGGCGGCCCGCTCGATGCGCGTGAAGCCGGCATTGAAACCGTTTTCCAAACGTTGGCCTTGGCGGACGAATTGAACGTTCCTGACAATCTGTTTCTGGGACGTGAGATTACCAAGTTCGACTGGTTGGGACCGTTTCGTTTCCTGGACTACAAAGCGATGCGCGAGGCGACTATGGCGGGTCTGGAAAAGACTGCGGTGAAAATTCCGAACGTCAGAAATTCGATCCGCAATATGTCTGGCGGTCAGCGCCAATGTGTGGCGATCGCACGAACTGCAACCTTTGCGTCAAAGTTGACCATCATGGACGAACCGACGGCAGCTCTGGGTGTTCAAGAAACCGCCCAGGTCGAGAACATCATTCGTACGTTGAAATCGCAAGGTCAGCCTCTGATCCTGGTCAGCCACAACATGCGTCAGGTCTTTGACTTGGTGGACCGGGTCATCGTGTTTCGCCGGGGGCGCATTTGCGCCAACCTCGACATCAAGAACGAGGACGTTTCTGGCGAAGATGTGGTCTCCTATATCACCGGTGCCAAGACCCAGCCGGAGTTTGAAGAAGCGTTCGCGTAA